From a region of the Streptomyces sp. NBC_00102 genome:
- a CDS encoding DUF3027 domain-containing protein: MSDGPWTGSDRAHNGECHARWAASSNRSTGDPGYRDEWYDAQCGGCRFWIALGGELGQDYGACTNSGSAFDGRVRFEHDGCAVFTVREDHSFG; encoded by the coding sequence ATGTCCGACGGGCCTTGGACGGGAAGTGACCGCGCGCACAACGGAGAGTGCCATGCGCGGTGGGCAGCCTCGTCGAACCGGTCGACCGGAGACCCGGGCTACCGGGACGAGTGGTACGACGCCCAGTGCGGTGGCTGCCGGTTCTGGATCGCGCTCGGCGGTGAGCTGGGCCAGGACTACGGGGCCTGCACCAACTCCGGATCGGCCTTCGACGGGCGGGTGCGCTTCGAGCACGACGGCTGCGCGGTCTTCACCGTCCGCGAAGACCATTCGTTCGGATAG
- a CDS encoding TetR/AcrR family transcriptional regulator, which yields MTAQTGSEEVSSDRPVTLLPLACREPQERADAARNRIRLLEAASRLVHEVGADHVTMEAVAAAAHVGKGTVFRRFGDRVGLMNALIDHAEKEFQNAVICGPPPLGPGAPPLERLEAFGVHTIRHMMRYVDLYVQAENCPTRRYSAPARTVRATHVTDLLRRAGATGDVELLTQVLLAYLDPSFLNFHRNGRCFSAERIEEGWKDLVARLTHRC from the coding sequence ATGACCGCGCAGACCGGATCCGAAGAGGTGTCCTCCGACCGCCCTGTCACGCTGCTGCCCCTGGCCTGTCGCGAGCCCCAGGAGCGTGCCGACGCAGCCCGCAACCGCATCCGCCTGCTGGAAGCCGCATCCCGGCTGGTCCACGAGGTGGGGGCCGACCACGTCACCATGGAAGCCGTCGCCGCCGCGGCCCATGTCGGCAAGGGAACCGTCTTCCGCCGCTTCGGCGACCGGGTCGGCCTGATGAACGCGCTCATCGACCACGCCGAGAAGGAATTCCAGAACGCGGTCATCTGTGGACCGCCGCCACTCGGACCCGGCGCGCCTCCGCTGGAGCGGCTGGAGGCATTCGGCGTCCACACCATCCGCCACATGATGAGGTACGTCGACCTGTACGTGCAGGCGGAGAACTGCCCCACCCGCCGCTACAGCGCGCCCGCCCGCACGGTCCGGGCCACCCACGTCACCGACCTGCTCCGGCGGGCCGGTGCGACGGGCGACGTGGAACTGCTGACCCAGGTGCTGCTCGCCTACCTGGACCCCTCGTTCCTCAACTTCCACCGCAACGGCCGATGTTTCTCGGCCGAGCGCATCGAGGAGGGCTGGAAGGACCTGGTGGCCCGCCTCACGCACCGCTGCTGA
- a CDS encoding MerR family transcriptional regulator yields the protein MTRVNAPHPAGYDGGLTTGAVARLLGVAPTTLRSWERRYGIGPAEREGGRHRRWTSADVELLMRMCDFTSAGLPPAEAARAAIAAASGGGSAPPGATRETRPAPARPSTAPGALPVGRGRTEARGLARAAVRLDARAVEDLLALALDRHGLVGAWDEVIMPTLNAVGRRWESSGERYVEVEHLLSWHVSTALRRAAVGPPPVRGAAVSLLACVPDENHTLPLEALTAGLMQRGLPVRMFGAALPVEALEEAARRTGPAGIVLWSQGRATASRPLAQRVASIEWGVRGARTTPAVVLAGPGWAGNQPDGVLRPTSLAEALALLSALASR from the coding sequence GTGACCCGCGTCAACGCCCCCCACCCCGCCGGGTACGACGGAGGCCTGACCACCGGAGCCGTCGCGCGGCTGCTGGGCGTGGCCCCCACCACCCTCCGCTCCTGGGAACGTCGTTACGGCATCGGGCCGGCCGAGCGCGAAGGCGGCCGACACCGCCGCTGGACCTCCGCCGACGTCGAACTCCTCATGCGCATGTGTGACTTCACCAGTGCGGGGCTCCCGCCGGCCGAGGCCGCCCGCGCCGCGATCGCCGCCGCGTCGGGCGGCGGGAGCGCGCCCCCGGGTGCCACCCGGGAGACGCGGCCCGCCCCGGCACGCCCGTCCACCGCCCCGGGCGCCCTTCCGGTCGGCCGCGGGCGCACCGAAGCCCGGGGGCTCGCACGGGCGGCCGTCCGCCTGGACGCACGCGCCGTCGAGGACCTGCTCGCCCTCGCACTGGACCGGCACGGGCTCGTGGGCGCCTGGGACGAGGTCATCATGCCGACCCTGAACGCCGTCGGCCGCCGCTGGGAGAGTTCCGGCGAGCGGTACGTGGAGGTGGAGCACCTGCTCTCCTGGCACGTTTCCACCGCACTCCGGCGCGCCGCCGTCGGCCCACCGCCCGTGCGCGGCGCCGCCGTCTCCCTGCTGGCCTGCGTGCCGGACGAGAACCACACGCTGCCCTTGGAGGCCCTCACCGCAGGATTGATGCAACGCGGCCTGCCCGTGCGGATGTTCGGGGCCGCTCTGCCGGTCGAAGCCCTGGAGGAGGCGGCCCGGCGCACCGGCCCGGCCGGCATCGTCCTCTGGTCGCAGGGCCGTGCGACGGCGAGCCGGCCACTGGCCCAGCGGGTCGCCTCCATCGAGTGGGGGGTACGCGGCGCACGCACCACCCCGGCCGTCGTGCTCGCCGGACCCGGCTGGGCCGGGAACCAGCCGGACGGCGTGCTGCGCCCCACCAGCCTGGCCGAGGCGCTCGCCCTGCTGTCCGCCCTCGCCTCCCGCTGA
- a CDS encoding nitroreductase family deazaflavin-dependent oxidoreductase yields the protein MPLQGEYEPSPSQWVRDQVELYESSGGTEGTTMRDMPVVVLTTLGSRSGKIRKSALMRVEHDGVYAVVASLGGAPKHPVWYHNVSADPRVELQDGPVRQDMIAREVTGDEKAVWWKRAVEAYPDYADYQEKTDRVIPVFVLEPAPKPH from the coding sequence ATGCCTCTCCAGGGCGAGTACGAGCCCAGCCCCAGCCAATGGGTGCGTGACCAGGTCGAGTTGTACGAGAGCTCCGGTGGGACGGAGGGCACGACGATGCGCGACATGCCGGTCGTCGTGCTCACCACCCTGGGTTCCCGCAGCGGGAAGATCCGCAAGTCCGCGCTGATGCGCGTCGAACACGACGGCGTCTACGCGGTGGTCGCCTCCCTCGGCGGGGCTCCGAAGCACCCGGTCTGGTACCACAACGTCAGCGCCGACCCGCGTGTCGAGCTCCAGGACGGGCCGGTCCGGCAGGACATGATCGCCCGTGAGGTGACGGGGGACGAGAAGGCCGTCTGGTGGAAGCGCGCGGTCGAGGCGTACCCCGACTACGCGGACTACCAGGAGAAGACGGACCGGGTGATCCCCGTCTTCGTCCTGGAGCCCGCGCCGAAGCCCCACTGA
- a CDS encoding acyltransferase: protein MAGTHRRTAPAPAPAPQPAAEPGAFEGRAALRAGRAGGRDPYVDALRALALVRVVTYHTFGWPWLGFVFPSMGVMFALAGSLMARSLERPAWSVIRGRLRRLLVPVWVFGLVLGSAMVVHGWVPGPDALYWVLPVGDPPGNAWGEQAWAVLWYLRTYLWFVLLSPVLLRLFSRWPLSVAALSLVPVVLLATVWQVPDGRLGSGISDLSVFLFCWLLGFAHRDGTLDRIRPGRTVAVAAGLMAAGAWWALTHRADGSYDLDDIPLAQALWSGGAVALLLRFRPGTPAAPGRVRFLGRVVRVFNSRAVTIYLWHEVALMLSVAVIDLMWQVPSMEEHLPLGSTWFQFAVAWPLIAAAVAVFGWVEDVAARRSPRLLP, encoded by the coding sequence ATGGCCGGCACCCACCGCCGGACAGCTCCGGCTCCGGCTCCGGCTCCTCAACCCGCAGCGGAACCAGGGGCATTCGAGGGACGGGCCGCACTGCGGGCGGGACGCGCCGGAGGACGCGATCCGTACGTCGACGCTCTGCGCGCCCTCGCACTCGTCCGGGTGGTCACCTACCACACCTTCGGATGGCCCTGGCTGGGGTTCGTATTCCCTTCCATGGGCGTGATGTTCGCCCTCGCGGGCTCCCTGATGGCGCGTTCGCTGGAGCGGCCCGCGTGGTCGGTGATCCGCGGCAGGCTGCGCCGACTCCTCGTACCCGTCTGGGTGTTCGGCCTGGTGCTCGGCTCCGCGATGGTGGTGCACGGGTGGGTACCCGGCCCGGACGCGCTGTACTGGGTTCTGCCGGTGGGTGATCCGCCGGGCAACGCCTGGGGCGAACAGGCGTGGGCGGTGCTCTGGTACCTGCGGACCTATCTGTGGTTCGTGCTGCTCTCCCCCGTTCTGCTGCGCCTGTTCTCCCGGTGGCCCCTGTCGGTGGCGGCCCTGTCGCTCGTACCGGTGGTGTTGCTGGCAACGGTGTGGCAGGTGCCCGACGGCCGGCTCGGCAGCGGGATCAGCGATCTGTCGGTGTTCCTCTTCTGCTGGCTGCTGGGCTTCGCACACCGGGACGGCACCCTGGACCGGATCCGGCCGGGACGGACCGTCGCGGTGGCGGCGGGGCTGATGGCGGCGGGCGCCTGGTGGGCCCTGACCCACCGGGCCGACGGGAGTTACGACCTGGACGACATCCCGCTCGCCCAGGCGCTCTGGTCCGGCGGAGCGGTCGCGCTGCTGCTGCGGTTCCGGCCCGGCACCCCGGCCGCGCCCGGGCGCGTCCGGTTCCTCGGGCGGGTGGTGCGCGTCTTCAACTCCCGCGCGGTGACGATCTATCTCTGGCACGAGGTCGCGCTGATGCTGAGCGTGGCGGTGATCGACCTGATGTGGCAGGTGCCGTCGATGGAGGAGCATCTGCCGCTGGGCAGTACGTGGTTCCAGTTCGCGGTCGCCTGGCCGCTGATCGCCGCCGCCGTCGCCGTGTTCGGCTGGGTGGAGGACGTGGCGGCCAGGCGGTCACCGCGGCTGCTGCCGTGA
- a CDS encoding chitinase, whose amino-acid sequence MRGPSKRAAALAGPVALALACGGCATGTVADQSDNAPVPPSSSAKAADSPAYTPYVSATTASDTDGAGSPDTYNLAFVVADGGCTPSWGGSAAADDAAVRARVSALTASGADVRVSFGGAAGTELALACDSAQDLADAYAKVLDAVGADRADFDIEGDTLTDRASVVRRDRAIRLLQKSRDLDVTYTLPVMPDGLDASGLTLLEDAVTEGVELSAVNVMAMNYSESHDGDMGQYAQQAARAAHTQLAEALDLDSAGAWKALHLTVMAGVNDVAGETFTLADASGLRTFAEKQGVGALSLWSTFRDRACAEGEATVADDSCSGVEQEDGAFGAALGGG is encoded by the coding sequence GTGCGCGGACCGTCCAAACGCGCGGCGGCGCTCGCCGGGCCGGTCGCCCTCGCGCTGGCCTGCGGCGGATGCGCCACCGGTACGGTCGCCGACCAGAGCGACAACGCGCCGGTGCCGCCGAGCAGTTCGGCCAAGGCCGCCGACAGCCCCGCCTACACCCCGTACGTCAGCGCCACCACGGCCTCGGACACCGACGGAGCGGGCTCGCCCGACACGTACAACCTGGCCTTCGTCGTCGCGGACGGCGGCTGCACCCCGAGCTGGGGCGGCAGCGCGGCGGCCGACGACGCGGCGGTACGCGCCCGGGTCTCCGCCCTCACCGCGTCCGGGGCCGACGTACGGGTCTCCTTCGGCGGCGCCGCCGGTACGGAACTGGCGCTCGCCTGCGACAGCGCCCAGGACCTCGCGGACGCGTACGCGAAGGTGCTGGACGCGGTCGGCGCGGACCGGGCGGACTTCGACATCGAGGGGGACACCCTCACCGACCGGGCGTCCGTGGTGCGACGCGACCGGGCGATCCGGCTGCTCCAGAAGTCACGGGACCTGGACGTCACGTACACCCTGCCGGTGATGCCGGACGGGCTGGACGCGAGCGGGCTGACGCTGCTGGAAGACGCCGTCACCGAGGGCGTCGAGCTCTCGGCGGTCAACGTCATGGCGATGAACTACAGCGAGTCCCACGACGGTGACATGGGCCAGTACGCGCAGCAGGCGGCCCGGGCCGCGCACACCCAGCTCGCCGAGGCGCTGGACCTCGACTCCGCCGGGGCGTGGAAGGCCCTGCACCTCACGGTGATGGCCGGGGTCAACGACGTGGCGGGGGAGACGTTCACCCTGGCCGACGCCTCCGGCCTGCGGACCTTCGCCGAAAAACAGGGGGTGGGCGCGCTCTCGTTGTGGTCGACTTTCCGCGACCGGGCGTGCGCGGAGGGAGAGGCCACCGTGGCCGACGACTCCTGCAGCGGTGTCGAACAGGAGGACGGGGCCTTCGGTGCGGCCCTCGGCGGCGGCTGA
- a CDS encoding bifunctional polysaccharide deacetylase/glycosyltransferase family 2 protein, translated as MERVSRRAVPRPRAVLAVLLLLGLVSTLLLDGFLRSEVGGDQRVRSGAASNNVPESVLDGGPFLSFRDGKAHSESVPDKTIVLTFDDGPDPEWTEQVLDVLDDNDVPGTFFLVGSMIARHPDVVREMVADGDEVGIHTFTHVDLSYQSTARVTREIAQTQLALAGAAGITTNLFRAPYSSTPDAVDDYSWPVYEKLGAMGYTSVFIDTDSEDWKTPGVDAIVRGATPASGKGASVLFHDSGGDRSQTLKALPAYIKKMKAAGYTFTTVSGAQQQAAQASGTAAPAPPGGSAVASDPAQAAHHTADTASVWEGRGLLLAVAVAEWTVPALATLLGVVGVAVLGRFGLMVLLAGRHYRRRNRRRFSWGPEVTRPVSVVVPAYNEKECIAGTLTSLAASTHPIEIIVVDDGSTDGTAEIAESLGLPQVRVVRQENAGKSAALNNGVRAARHDLVVMMDGDTVFEPDTVRLLVQPFADPRVGAVAGNAKVGNRSTLIGAWQHIEYVMGFNLDRRMYDLLGCMPTIPGAIGAFRREAVLQVGGMSEDTLAEDTDITIALHRAGHRVVYAEHARAWTEAPASFGQLWRQRYRWSYGTMQALWKHRRSVTDRGPSGRFGRIGMPLVVLFQILTPLLAPLIDVFTLYAMLFVDFTGSLLAWLAVLGVQLACAAYAFRLDREKCRYLLMLPLQQLAYRQMMYLVLMHSALTALTGGRLRWQKLKRTGAVGVPGAPGAPDASGAAGASTEAG; from the coding sequence ATGGAACGTGTCAGCCGGCGGGCCGTCCCCCGCCCCCGCGCGGTGCTGGCGGTCCTGCTGCTGCTCGGGCTGGTGAGCACCCTGCTACTGGACGGCTTTCTGCGCTCCGAGGTGGGCGGCGACCAGCGGGTGCGCTCGGGTGCCGCCTCGAACAACGTGCCGGAGAGCGTGCTGGACGGCGGCCCCTTCCTGAGCTTCCGGGACGGGAAGGCGCACTCGGAGTCCGTGCCGGACAAGACGATCGTCCTCACCTTCGACGACGGACCCGACCCGGAGTGGACCGAGCAGGTGCTCGACGTCCTCGACGACAACGACGTGCCCGGCACGTTCTTCCTGGTCGGCTCCATGATCGCGCGCCACCCCGACGTGGTGCGGGAGATGGTCGCCGACGGTGACGAGGTGGGCATCCACACCTTCACCCACGTCGACCTCTCCTACCAGAGCACGGCCCGCGTGACACGGGAGATCGCCCAGACGCAGCTGGCCCTGGCCGGGGCCGCGGGCATCACCACCAATCTGTTCCGCGCCCCCTACTCCTCCACCCCCGACGCCGTCGACGACTACAGCTGGCCGGTCTACGAGAAGCTGGGGGCGATGGGGTACACCAGCGTCTTCATCGACACCGACAGCGAGGACTGGAAGACGCCGGGCGTCGACGCGATCGTGCGCGGCGCCACCCCCGCGAGCGGCAAGGGCGCCTCGGTCCTCTTCCACGACTCCGGCGGCGACCGCTCGCAGACCCTGAAGGCGCTGCCCGCCTACATCAAGAAGATGAAGGCCGCCGGGTACACCTTCACCACGGTCAGCGGCGCACAGCAGCAGGCGGCGCAGGCATCCGGCACGGCTGCACCCGCGCCGCCCGGTGGCTCCGCCGTCGCGTCCGATCCGGCACAGGCCGCGCACCACACCGCGGACACGGCCTCCGTCTGGGAGGGGCGCGGGCTGCTGCTGGCCGTCGCCGTGGCGGAGTGGACCGTACCGGCGCTGGCGACCCTGCTCGGGGTGGTCGGGGTCGCCGTCCTCGGCAGGTTCGGGCTGATGGTCCTCCTCGCCGGGCGCCACTACCGCCGGCGCAATCGGCGGCGGTTCTCCTGGGGGCCCGAGGTGACCCGGCCAGTGAGCGTGGTGGTGCCCGCCTACAACGAGAAGGAATGCATCGCCGGGACCCTGACCTCACTGGCGGCGAGCACCCATCCGATCGAGATCATCGTGGTCGACGACGGCTCGACCGACGGGACGGCGGAGATCGCCGAGTCGCTCGGACTCCCGCAGGTGCGGGTCGTGCGGCAGGAGAACGCGGGCAAGTCCGCGGCGCTCAACAACGGTGTCCGCGCGGCCCGTCACGATCTGGTCGTGATGATGGACGGCGACACCGTCTTCGAACCCGACACCGTGCGGCTGCTGGTCCAGCCGTTCGCCGACCCGCGGGTCGGCGCAGTGGCGGGCAACGCCAAGGTCGGCAACCGCTCCACCCTGATCGGGGCCTGGCAGCACATCGAGTACGTCATGGGCTTCAACCTCGACCGGCGCATGTACGACCTGCTCGGCTGCATGCCCACCATTCCGGGCGCGATCGGCGCGTTCCGCCGCGAGGCGGTGCTCCAGGTGGGCGGGATGAGCGAGGACACGCTCGCCGAGGACACGGACATCACGATCGCCCTGCACCGGGCGGGCCACCGGGTCGTCTACGCCGAGCACGCCCGCGCGTGGACCGAAGCACCCGCCTCCTTCGGCCAGTTGTGGCGCCAGCGCTACCGCTGGAGCTACGGCACCATGCAGGCGCTCTGGAAGCACCGCCGCTCGGTCACCGACCGGGGACCCTCGGGCCGGTTCGGCCGGATCGGGATGCCGCTGGTGGTCCTCTTCCAGATCCTCACCCCGCTCCTCGCGCCACTCATCGACGTCTTCACCCTCTACGCGATGCTCTTCGTCGACTTCACGGGTTCGCTGCTGGCATGGCTTGCCGTACTCGGCGTCCAACTGGCGTGCGCCGCGTACGCGTTCCGCCTGGACCGGGAGAAGTGCCGCTACCTGCTGATGCTGCCGCTCCAGCAACTCGCCTACCGACAGATGATGTACCTGGTGCTGATGCACTCCGCACTGACCGCACTCACCGGCGGCCGGCTGCGCTGGCAGAAGCTGAAACGCACCGGCGCGGTGGGCGTACCCGGCGCACCCGGCGCTCCGGATGCTTCCGGCGCCGCCGGCGCTTCCACGGAGGCGGGCTGA
- a CDS encoding ATP-binding protein, with protein MSREHPVGREENGPVGTEPPLPGDAAAARAMVRELLDEQFCSLGGMDPDDVVISDAMLVTSELVTNAIRHGGGLTGFRARLSGEGLLLDVADASPREPRTVPSLPGTVRVGGYGWPLVRRLSSRVTITREARGKRISVLITLF; from the coding sequence GTGAGCAGGGAACATCCGGTGGGCCGCGAGGAGAACGGACCCGTCGGCACGGAACCGCCCCTGCCCGGCGACGCCGCGGCCGCGCGCGCCATGGTGCGCGAGCTGCTGGACGAACAGTTCTGCAGCCTGGGGGGCATGGACCCGGACGACGTGGTCATCTCGGACGCGATGCTGGTGACTTCGGAGCTCGTCACCAACGCGATCCGCCACGGGGGCGGGCTCACCGGTTTCCGTGCCCGGCTCAGTGGCGAGGGGCTGCTGCTGGACGTCGCGGACGCGAGTCCCAGGGAGCCGCGGACCGTGCCCTCGCTTCCCGGCACGGTACGGGTCGGGGGCTACGGGTGGCCGCTGGTGCGGCGGCTCTCCTCCCGGGTCACCATCACGCGGGAGGCGCGCGGCAAGAGGATCAGCGTGCTCATCACCCTGTTCTGA
- a CDS encoding NADPH-dependent FMN reductase → MSTRIVALVGSLRSGSHNRQLAEAAVKLAPGGVEVVIQDEIAELPFYNEDIDVEGKVPAVAATLRETANSADAFLLFSPEYNGTIPAVLKNAIDWYSRPYGGGAFTGKPVAVVGTAYGQFGGVWAQDDARKAVGIAGGSVLEEVKLSVPGSVVRFAETHPVDDEEVAQQLVAVLTELAKAATAEPQAA, encoded by the coding sequence ATGTCCACTCGCATCGTCGCCCTCGTCGGCAGCCTCCGCTCCGGTTCGCACAACCGCCAGCTGGCCGAGGCCGCCGTGAAGCTCGCCCCCGGGGGCGTGGAGGTCGTGATCCAGGACGAGATCGCCGAGCTGCCCTTCTACAACGAGGACATCGACGTCGAGGGCAAGGTTCCGGCCGTCGCCGCGACCCTGCGCGAGACCGCCAACAGTGCCGACGCGTTCCTCCTCTTCTCCCCCGAGTACAACGGCACCATCCCGGCCGTCCTCAAGAACGCGATCGACTGGTACTCCCGCCCGTACGGTGGCGGCGCCTTCACCGGCAAGCCGGTCGCCGTCGTCGGCACCGCCTACGGCCAGTTCGGTGGCGTGTGGGCCCAGGACGACGCCCGCAAGGCCGTCGGCATCGCCGGTGGTTCCGTGCTGGAAGAGGTCAAGCTCTCCGTGCCCGGCTCCGTCGTCCGCTTCGCCGAGACGCACCCGGTCGACGACGAAGAGGTCGCTCAGCAGCTGGTCGCCGTTCTCACCGAGCTGGCGAAGGCGGCCACCGCCGAGCCGCAGGCCGCCTGA